A genomic stretch from Oreochromis aureus strain Israel breed Guangdong linkage group 17, ZZ_aureus, whole genome shotgun sequence includes:
- the zgc:194209 gene encoding adipocyte plasma membrane-associated protein: MGRRSLLVALLAVAVGVYLLPSPIDPKPHVLKGPPPALEGPLAVNTHLQKGRRLFTGKLHGPESFTADEHGNVYTGTVDGKLWRIGPDDSLTFITQMGQNLPECGSSTDYEPVCGRPHGIRLDRHGQLIVADSYFGLHSVDPKTGEKTLLLANSEGADGIPFAFLNGLEISSQTGIIYFTDSSSRWGRRHVKLEVIELNSLGRLLSYNPQSGSVTVLVDSLYMPNGIVLSPDEDFLLLAETSIGRILRYWLKGPKSGTKEVIMDNMIGYPDNIRLSDHGTFLVGITTPRFRKFMPPFLDMIAPYPVVKRFLAKVVPLNWYNILLPHYALVLELGLDGELMGTLHDPEGRLTWAISDVFQHRGRTYLGSTDLPFLPILEGCDS; encoded by the exons ATGGGAAGGCGCTCTCTGTTAGTGGCTCTCCTGGCTGTCGCTGTTGGAGTTTACCTGCTGCCGTCTCCCATCGACCCCAAACCACACGT ACTGAAGGGGCCACCTCCGGCTCTGGAGGGTCCGCTGGCTGTCAACACCCATCTGCAGAAGGGTCGCAGGCTGTTCACTGGGAAACTACACGGACCAGAATCCTTCACTGCTGATGAGCATG gtaatGTGTACACGGGCACAGTGGACGGGAAGCTGTGGAGAATCGGTCCTGACGACAGCCTGACCTTCATCACTCAGATGGGACAAAATCTACCAGAATGCG gtAGCAGTACAGACTATGAACCTGTGTGCGGTCGGCCTCATGGCATCCGTTTGGATCGTCACGGTCAGCTGATCGTTGCTGACTCTTACTTCGGGCTTCACAGCGTGGATCCCAAAACCGGAGAAAAGACTTTACTGCTGGCTAATTCAGAGG GAGCTGATGGCATTCCCTTTGCCTTTTTAAACGGGCTTGAGATTTCCTCCCAAACTGGAATAATCTATTTCACGGACTCCTCCAGTCGCTGGGGACGCAGGCACGTCAAACTGGAG gtgATTGAGCTGAACAGCCTTGGCCGTCTTCTCTCCTACAATCCCCAGTCAGGAAGTGTGACTGTGCTTGTGGATTCTCTCTACATGCCGAATGGCATCGTCCTGTCACCTGACGAAGACTTCCTGCTACTGGCGGAAACCAGCATTGGACGTATACTGAG GTATTGGTTAAAAGGCCCGAAATCTGGTACCAAGGAGGTCATCATGGACAACATGATTGGTTATCCCGACAACATCCGACTCAGTGACCATGGTACATTCCTGGTTGGCATAACAACACCTCGCTTTCGGAAGTTCATGCCACCTTTTCTGGATATGATTGCTCCGTACCCAGTGGTCAAACGCTTCCTGGCCAAG gTGGTTCCCCTGAACTGGTATAACATTCTGCTGCCACACTACGCTCTGGTCCTGGAGCTGGGATTGGATGGCGAACTCATGGGAACGCTTCATGACCCGGAGGGCCGCCTCACGTGGGCCATCAGCGACGTCTTCCAGCACCGAGGGAGAACCTACCTGGGCAGCACCGACCTGCCGTTCCTTCCCATCTTGGAAGGTTGTGATAGCTGA